The Hermetia illucens chromosome 2, iHerIll2.2.curated.20191125, whole genome shotgun sequence genomic interval gatgaatggaagtcgaaggcaatgcacagtaaacacgtgaattgtctttggcggcCATTTGTCGTgcgggggagctctttgctgagacggaggggttcatgtgtgccagtcaggatggcgtggtcgccacccgagcttataaaaagctcatcatgaaagaacgggtggagaacgaccagtgcagaatgtgtggttcggcgttagagacgttggaccatctcatttctggctgtactgttatggcaccggtgcaatacatcaccaggcataatgctgtatataaggttatccatcaaaaccttgcatataatcatgggctgatcacgggaacatgtccggtttaccgatatgagccgcaagaagttcttgatagttctgcttgcggcatgtattgggaccggcaagttctgactgatcaccatactgcacataacaagcctgaagtactgttggttgacaagacgggtcgctccgcgtatattattgttgttgctatcccccataatagcagcaTTGAACGGAAAcaggtggagaagaaggtgaactatgagccattggcttgggaaatcaaagaaatttggcgtctcgagcgggtggttatggttcccataatattgtcagctacaggtatcatccctcacggcttgccttgatgtcctgggaattTCGCACAgtgtggttcaaaccatgcggaagtacaccattctgcatacgtgctcgatgttgcggggagtactcggtggattctcccattgacctaccaccggccaccaataccagcgcccctttagtttttaagtaggtaggatcgtccgagcctaaatgcttggcatctgccgagattgtgataacccggaaaaaataattttttaaactgaaaaactgaaaactgaTCATCTACCACCACCCTCTTATCTAATCTGCAGCAAATCATGACGCTCAATAGAAATTCAGGTTATTGTACAAAGAAATAGATAATAATGTCCATATCCACTAGACTTTCTAGCATTTAAGATTCAATTAAAATAATGGGAAATATAAAAACTAGAACAATTACAACTATCTGAAATTTATCCGCACTAATCTCATTCTATGCTATTCGCAACTGTACTCCATTAGATTATCTGGTATCTTTAATCTTCGCAAATCCTTATCGTCCAGTACATCGTAAGTAATTACTAAATTTCGCAGAATTGAATTAGTTTAAAGCTTGGATTTCATTATCTGATTTTTGACAATGATTTGACGATTCTATAAAAAGGCGAATATGACATGAAGTTGTAGTCTATATCGTTTTATTAGTCCGACCTGTAGTCGTGTGTCAACCAAATAATCCTATTTTTGTGAGACATCTCATATTGGTGGATATACCAAGATGAGATTAGGTAAAATAAAAGTTATAGATTTCAGTGTATTTTGGATGTTTGTAAGGATTAATGGtggctttcgcaatgtggcttacaaaatattcaaattactgtGGTAGAGGGGTGATGTCCTAACAACTTGTTTGAATGTGAAGTTACTTTtggctttttcattttttggcagcTGTTTTTCCATACCATTGTGTTTGTGTTAAATAATATAAGTAAGACCGCTCTTTtgactaaaaaattaaatttgttcaGAAAGAATTTGTCCCTTTTAATCCTTCCTTGCTGAATGATATAATAGAGTAAATGTCTTCAACTTTAAAATACTTTTCCACTTCATTTTCCCTCTTCTGAACAGAACATTACAGATTTGTAATTAACAATAACACTTTACTCCATTCTATCTAGGAATCGCCTTAAAATTACTAATATCCGCTTTGGGGATTCTTCATTGCAATATCAATCGGGTGAATGCAGCGGATTGCGAGGATAAGGAACTATATGTTCCATATACAGAAGACCCCTCTCTGAAAACGTACGAAGTATGCTTCAGTAAAACTGGAGATTCGAAGCTATATAATTGCCCAGACTATATTTTCTTTGATGAAAGGACAAGAAGCTGTACTGTTTATTTAGACGGTGAACCGATGAAATGCACCAGCCAGGGAGAAAAATTTATAGATCCTATTTCTGACACGTGCGAAACTTTTTATGAATGTCGTGATGATATGGTACCCACTTTTGCTTCTTGTGACGCCAATAAATATTTCAACCCCCTCTTGCAAAAATGTGTTCCTGATACTGAATATGACTGTAAATATGATATTCCCGATTGCTCTAATCCAAAATTCCAAAACAGAATGTGGGTAGACAAAGAAAGTTGTGGATCCTACTACGAATGCAGCGGAGATATCCTTGTAAGCCGAAACTGTCCCCCCGGAATGTTCTTTGACGCGCAAACTCAAGCTTGCTTGTTTAACATCGGTGATGAATGCAAAGTTCAAAATCCCAACCCCGATTTACTAGTGGATGTTGAAACTATGTGCAAAGGAAATGTTGGAAAGTTTCTCCCGGATCCCTACTACTGTAGAGCTTACTACTATTGTATCGACGAATCAACCCCTTACTGGCAATATTGTAACGATGATAGATATTTTTCGAATGGAGCTTGTTCTAAAACCAGACCTAGTAGCTGCATTTGCGAAGATGAAGACTGGGACACGAATGGCAAAACTTCAGTGAATGTTCCACATTCTGAtaagacaaaattttacgtgtgTACCAAAGGAAAACTACCCCAGATCAAGTCGTGTCCAGCAGGCACCACCTTCAATGCAACGAAGAACATGTGTGTCGCTTGATTTACAAGATATTTTCAATGGCTATGCGCAAAGCTTCACCATTTACgctgaaaataaattaaatagtttttactatctttttttttaatatcttcGGTTGTTTGCCTCAGCTTAGTACATCCTTTGCAACGTGTAGTGAATTAGTGAATTGTGTTTATCCCAAAAGACCTCCCAAGCTTGCCTGAAAGACAAGAATATATTAAACAAGAGCGCGTTAAGGCATATTTTGTTGGtgtcaaaaattgttaaatttccTAATTGTCTATTTAGAATCTtaaactcccttcctcctctgtAAAATTCTTTGATAGTAAATCAGTTACTGGCTACATTATGAGGAATAACTAAATCAGTGTTTTTTATTTGCTGGGAatagtttttcttcttctttttcttcaggatttgtcccattcacaagcgggatcgactcatcgtgatcggtttcaacatttggttctatcaaatgcctgatcagcatGCGATCGAGAGGctattaaatccccatccagcatgtcAGGCCACTgctgtttcggccgaccttttgatcgtttaccatcgacttcgtgtgtgcagaccaatcttgacaagtgaaatCTCGTTAGGGCAAATTAAGTCACCATGCCATCCagaacgcctctctcacaatttttccacgatcggtgcaaccccacttcggatgcgatcaaaacgtatcacgccactaggcCAACGTCTCCGTTACGACAAGACGACGTTCAttcccttttatagtcggctaacactcaggaccatagagggCGGCAAGGTAGACggaattgcggtaaattttatatttcagacgttcgtt includes:
- the LOC119650211 gene encoding peritrophin-48-like, producing MRLGIALKLLISALGILHCNINRVNAADCEDKELYVPYTEDPSLKTYEVCFSKTGDSKLYNCPDYIFFDERTRSCTVYLDGEPMKCTSQGEKFIDPISDTCETFYECRDDMVPTFASCDANKYFNPLLQKCVPDTEYDCKYDIPDCSNPKFQNRMWVDKESCGSYYECSGDILVSRNCPPGMFFDAQTQACLFNIGDECKVQNPNPDLLVDVETMCKGNVGKFLPDPYYCRAYYYCIDESTPYWQYCNDDRYFSNGACSKTRPSSCICEDEDWDTNGKTSVNVPHSDKTKFYVCTKGKLPQIKSCPAGTTFNATKNMCVA